Proteins encoded together in one Epinephelus lanceolatus isolate andai-2023 chromosome 4, ASM4190304v1, whole genome shotgun sequence window:
- the LOC117259891 gene encoding extracellular calcium-sensing receptor-like yields MGGDYIIGGVFAIHYYMYTLKHNYTTMPEPLRCTGSMILQELRSSRAMIFAIEEINNSTELLPGIKLGYQIYDSCASVPVAVHVAFQLSSGLDPVFYTGNSCSQSGMVMAVIGDSGSTPSIGMSRIVGSFNIPQVSHYATCACLSDKQQYPTFFRTIPSDQFQADALAKLVKHFGWTWIGAVRSDSDYGNNGMASFLDAAHKEGICVEYSESFYRTHPRSRIQRVADVIRRSTAMVVVAFTSPGDMRILLEELSLKPSPPRQWIGSESWVTDPDMLRFSFCSGAIGFAIEKSVIPGLRDFLLDLSPSKVAASPVLTEFWEDAFNCSLGKSAATDKSICDGTEDIQMIQTPYTDTSQLRITNMVYKAVYAIAHAIHNAVCQETNSTTQCDKFTKTEPREVLTQLKEVNFSQNGYDVSFDANGDPVATYELVNWQKSESGSIELVTVGHYDASLPAGQEFSINRKLTWVEGGTQVPVSVCTDSCPPGTRKVLQKGKPICCYDCILCPEGEISNVTDSPDCFPCPKEFWPNAERDTCLPKPVEFLSFGEILGIILVVFSVGGACLATLTAAIFYRHRTSPIVRANNSELSFLLLLSLTLCFLCPLTFIGPPSEWSCMLRHTAFGITFVLCMSCVLGKTIVVLMAFKATLPGSNVMKWFGPPQQRMTVVFFTFIQVLICTIWLALSPPFPMKNLTTYKERIILECALRSAIGFWAVLGYIGLLAVFCFVLAVLARKLPDNFNEAKLITFSMLIFCAVWITFIPAYVSSPGKFTVAVEIFAILASSFGLILCIFAPKCFIILFKPEKNTKKHLMNKTQS; encoded by the exons ATGGGTGGTGACTATATTATTGGTGGGGTTTTCGCCATACACTACTACATGTACACATTAAAGcacaactacaccaccatgcCTGAGCCACTAAGGTGCACAGGGAG CATGATCCTCCAGGAACTGCGCTCCTCACGTGCAATGATTTTTGCCATCGAGGAGATTAACAACAGCACAGAGCTACTGCCTGGCATCAAGCTCGGTTATCAGATCTACGACTCGTGCGCTTCAGTGCCCGTGGCTGTGCATGTGGCATTCCAGCTTTCAAGTGGTCTGGACCCGGTGTTTTACACAGGCAACAGCTGCTCACAATCTGGTATGGTGATGGCTGTCATTGGTGATTCAGGGTCTACGCCATCCATCGGCATGTCGCGCATTGTTGGGTCTTTCAACATTCCTcaa GTGAGCCACTATGCCACTTGTGCATGCCTGTCAGATAAGCAGCAGTACCCGACTTTCTTCAGAACAATCCCTAGTGACCAGTTTCAGGCTGACGCTCTGGCCAAGCTGGTAAAACACTTTGGCTGGACATGGATAGGTGCTGTCAGGTCAGATTCAGATTATGGCAATAATGGCATGGCGTCTTTCCTGGACGCAGCACACAAAGAGGGAATCTGTGTGGAATACTCTGAATCTTTCTATCGGACCCACCCACGCAGCAGGATCCAGAGAGTGGCTGATGTTATCCGCAG GTCGACAGCTATGGTTGTTGTGGCATTTACATCCCCTGGAGACATGAGGATCTTACTGGAAGAGCTGTCACTCAAGCCTTCTCCACCTCGCCAGTGGATCGGCAGTGAGTCTTGGGTAACCGACCCAGACATGCTGAGGTTCAGCTTCTGTTCTGGAGCCATCGGATTTGCCATTGAGAAATCTGTCATCCCAGGTCTGAGAGACTTCTTGCTGGATCTCTCTCCCTCTAAAGTTGCTGCCTCTCCAGTGCTTACTGAGTTCTGGGAGGATGCATTCAACTGCAGTCTGGGAAAAA gtGCAGCCACAGATAAAAGCATATGTGATGGAACTGAAGACATACAGATGATCCAGACCCCGTACACTGACACATCCCAGTTGCGAATCACTAACATGGTGTACAAGGCTGTTTATGCAATAGCTCATGCCATTCATAATGCAGTGTGTCAGGAAACTAATTCTACAACTCAGTGTGACAAATTCACCAAGACAGAGCCCAGAGAG GTTCTCACACAGCTGAAGGAAGTCAATTTTTCCCAAAATGGTTATGATGTGTCATTTGATGCCAACGGGGATCCTGTGGCCACATACGAGCTGGTTAACTGGCAAAAAAGTGAGAGTGGCAGCATTGAGTTGGTGACAGTAGGACACTATGATGCATCACTGCCAGCGGGCCAGGAGTTCAGTATCAACAGGAAACTCACCTGGGTGGAAGGTGGCACACAA GTGCCTGTGTCAGTGTGCACTGACAGCTGTCCTCCAGGAACTCGTAAAGTGCTGCAGAAAGGAAAACCCATCTGCTGTTATGACTGTATACTGTGTCCCGAAGGAGAGATTAGCAATGTTACAg ATTCCCCTGATTGTTTCCCTTGCCCCAAGGAGTTCTGGCCTAATGCAGAGAGAGACACTTGTCTCCCCAAGCCTGTAGAGTTTCTTTCCTTCGGCGAGATCCTAGGAATCATCCTGGTTGTGTTCTCAGTTGGTGGCGCCTGTCTTGCAACTTTAACAGCAGCTATATTCTATCGTCATAGGACATCCCCAATTGTCAGGGCCAACAACTCTGAGCTGAGcttcctgctgctcctctcccTGACTCTATGTTTCTTATGTCCATTAACTTTCATTGGACCACCCTCTGAGTGGTCCTGCATGCTGCGCCACACAGCATTTGGGATCACCTTTGTCCTCTGTATGTCTTGTGTACTTGGAAAAACAATTGTAGTGTTAATGGCCTTCAAAGCTACACTCCCAGGCAGTAATGTgatgaaatggtttggtcctCCACAGCAAAGAATGACTGTGGTATTCTTCACATTCATTCAAGTTTTAATATGTACTATATGGTTGGCTCTTAGTCCCCCTTTTCCAATGAAAAACCTCACCACATACAAAGAAAGAATAATTTTGGAGTGTGCATTACGCTCAGCTATAGGGTTCTGGGCTGTGCTTGGATACATAGGCCTACTGGCTGTCTTTTGCTTTGTGTTAGCTGTCCTAGCCCGGAAACTACCTGATAATTTTAATGAAGCCAAACTTATCACCTTCAGCATGTTGATATTCTGTGCAGTCTGGATCACCTTTATCCCAGCATATGTCAGCTCTCCTGGGAAGTTTACTGTGGCTGTGGAGATATTTGCTATTCTGGCCTCCAGTTTTGGACTGATACTGTGTATATTTGCTCCAAAGTGTTTCATCATATTGTTTAAGCCAGAGAAGAACACCAAGAAACatttaatgaataaaactcAATCTTAA